From one Comamonas piscis genomic stretch:
- a CDS encoding long-chain fatty acid--CoA ligase → MDKADTLVADLLAFIAMDGCTDDQFDQLALRLFAYQYASNTPFRSFCQRRGASPRTVKTWSDIPAVPIDAFKALELRSEPSSPTERVFMTSGTTGRAARGRHFHPALQVYDLSMQQHFATRFMQGTARMPMGILFPDEVTMPNSSLAHYLALAKSAFGTPESRYFLGPEGLDMDGLCAVLEAAERTGQPYALLGASFSLVHVMDALRAQGRRFQLPAGSRILDTGGYKGQSRELPLADFYAGLTELLGVPPELCINMYGMTELSTQFYDNGNASLPSVKSGPHWIRSRLVEPVSGRSVAPGERGILVHCDLANYNAVSTILTEDVGLWADGGFLLLGRAEGAAAKGCSLAVDEFVQAARA, encoded by the coding sequence ATGGACAAGGCCGATACGCTGGTCGCAGACCTGCTTGCATTCATCGCAATGGATGGCTGCACCGATGACCAGTTTGACCAGCTTGCGCTGCGTCTTTTTGCCTACCAATACGCATCCAATACACCGTTCCGCAGCTTTTGCCAGCGCCGTGGTGCCAGCCCGCGCACGGTCAAGACCTGGAGCGATATCCCCGCCGTGCCCATCGATGCCTTCAAGGCGCTGGAGCTGCGCAGCGAGCCGTCATCGCCGACCGAACGTGTCTTTATGACCAGCGGCACCACCGGCCGCGCCGCACGGGGCCGGCATTTTCATCCCGCCTTGCAGGTGTATGACCTGTCGATGCAGCAGCACTTCGCCACCCGCTTTATGCAGGGCACGGCGCGCATGCCCATGGGCATCCTGTTCCCCGATGAAGTGACCATGCCCAACTCCTCGCTGGCGCATTACCTGGCGCTCGCCAAGTCGGCGTTTGGTACGCCGGAGAGCCGCTATTTTCTGGGGCCGGAGGGCCTGGACATGGACGGGCTCTGCGCCGTGCTGGAAGCGGCCGAGCGCACAGGCCAGCCCTATGCGCTGCTGGGCGCCAGCTTCAGCCTCGTGCATGTGATGGATGCGCTGCGCGCCCAGGGCCGCCGCTTTCAGCTGCCAGCGGGCAGCCGCATTTTGGACACCGGTGGCTACAAGGGCCAGTCGCGCGAGCTGCCGTTGGCCGACTTTTATGCCGGCCTGACCGAGCTGCTGGGCGTGCCGCCCGAGCTCTGCATCAACATGTATGGCATGACCGAGCTGAGCACCCAGTTCTACGACAACGGCAATGCCAGCTTGCCCTCCGTCAAATCCGGGCCGCACTGGATTCGCTCACGCCTGGTCGAGCCCGTCAGCGGCCGCAGTGTGGCGCCGGGTGAGCGCGGCATTCTGGTGCACTGCGATCTGGCCAACTACAACGCGGTCAGCACTATCCTGACCGAAGACGTGGGCCTCTGGGCCGATGGCGGCTTTTTGCTGCTGGGCCGGGCCGAAGGAGCCGCAGCCAAAGGCTGCTCCTTGGCCGTCGATGAGTTTGTGCAAGCGGCGCGCGCATGA
- a CDS encoding acyl-CoA reductase codes for MIPQTAERMRAGYLPGLDANQLRWQVLVFERAGKRLEVEVPLLSGAQMQALTERVRAAAQRQLQSMPLAEIVGAIDRAIARLLDPADPYRRQIDACLPPVCGYDAAMVRLGLNGLFKTFRAPQLWRFIGEDFANPAVLDGFVPAIKGGAVRAYGPGLLLHSWAGNVPALSLWSLVCGLLVKAPSVGKLASAEPLFAGWFARLLAEVHPPLADCLAVVWWPGGAQTGDSAEGAQVLYAEADTVMAYGSNQTLAALRQQLPVTTRFLPHGHKLGFGMVGRAALDAVKAPANARLAAWDVMRYDQQGCYSPHVFYVERGATVSPRAFAAYLAAELANLQQRFARRPLDLEEGAGLARWQQSLEWRAPADDGAAPQLIGPADAPWSVAYSDSLEPLAPTALYRSIVVVGVDNLDGVVPLVAAQRDYLQTAGLAVGPEDLYRLAGLLGAAGVTRISALGAMGVPEAGWHHDGRFSLLDLVRMTEIDAAAEAAAQPLARYAD; via the coding sequence ATGATCCCGCAAACCGCTGAACGCATGCGCGCCGGCTACTTGCCGGGCTTGGATGCCAACCAGCTGCGCTGGCAGGTGCTGGTGTTTGAGCGTGCGGGTAAGCGGCTGGAGGTTGAGGTGCCCCTGCTTAGCGGCGCGCAGATGCAGGCGCTGACCGAGCGGGTGCGTGCGGCTGCGCAGCGCCAGTTGCAAAGCATGCCTTTGGCCGAGATAGTTGGCGCTATTGACCGCGCCATTGCCCGCCTGCTAGACCCTGCCGACCCCTATCGCCGCCAGATCGATGCCTGTCTGCCCCCTGTCTGCGGTTATGACGCGGCGATGGTGCGCCTGGGACTGAACGGGCTGTTCAAGACTTTCAGGGCGCCCCAGCTATGGCGCTTTATTGGCGAGGATTTTGCCAATCCCGCTGTGCTCGATGGCTTTGTGCCTGCCATCAAAGGCGGGGCCGTGCGCGCCTATGGCCCGGGCCTGCTGCTGCACAGCTGGGCCGGCAATGTGCCGGCGCTGTCGCTGTGGAGTCTGGTTTGCGGCCTGCTCGTCAAAGCGCCCAGCGTGGGCAAGCTGGCCAGTGCCGAGCCGCTGTTTGCCGGCTGGTTTGCGCGCTTGCTGGCGGAAGTGCATCCACCACTGGCCGACTGCCTGGCCGTGGTCTGGTGGCCCGGCGGCGCCCAGACGGGCGACAGCGCCGAAGGCGCGCAAGTGCTCTACGCCGAGGCCGATACCGTGATGGCCTATGGCAGCAACCAGACCCTGGCCGCGCTGCGTCAGCAGCTGCCGGTGACGACACGATTTTTGCCCCATGGCCACAAGCTGGGTTTTGGCATGGTGGGTAGGGCGGCACTGGATGCCGTCAAAGCCCCAGCCAACGCGCGGCTGGCGGCCTGGGATGTCATGCGCTACGACCAGCAAGGCTGCTATTCGCCCCATGTGTTTTATGTAGAGCGGGGCGCTACCGTTTCGCCACGCGCCTTTGCCGCATACCTGGCCGCCGAGCTGGCCAACCTGCAGCAGCGCTTTGCGCGCCGGCCGCTGGACCTGGAAGAGGGCGCCGGCCTGGCCCGCTGGCAGCAGTCGCTGGAGTGGCGTGCACCGGCAGACGATGGCGCCGCCCCGCAGCTAATTGGCCCGGCCGATGCGCCCTGGAGCGTGGCCTATAGCGACAGCCTGGAGCCGCTGGCGCCCACCGCCCTGTACCGCAGCATTGTCGTGGTGGGGGTAGACAACCTGGACGGCGTTGTGCCCTTGGTGGCAGCCCAGCGCGACTACCTGCAGACCGCCGGCCTGGCCGTGGGCCCCGAGGATTTGTACCGTTTGGCAGGCCTGCTGGGCGCCGCCGGCGTCACCCGCATCAGCGCGTTGGGCGCCATGGGCGTGCCCGAGGCCGGCTGGCACCACGATGGGCGCTTTAGCCTGCTCGATCTCGTGCGGATGACCGAGATCGATGCCGCTGCCGAGGCCGCCGCCCAGCCGCTGGCGCGCTATGCAGACTGA
- a CDS encoding ABC transporter ATP-binding protein: MAWIDIERLSFAYPGQAPVVDGVSWQMAQGAFHCLLGRSGCGKTSLLQLVAGLLQPQAGRIVRAGGALAAPGPQLGVMFQSPTLLDWLTVLDNVLLPLSLQRKPTAQDRNAAEQLLAQLGLAALLHQQPGQLSGGQQSRVALARALIREPALLLLDEPFASLDAITRAELQDELLRSCRARGTTVLFVTHDINEAVYLGDRVALMHGGRLVADMAIDLPMPRTQAMRHGAAFNAYAAQVRAAMDGASA; this comes from the coding sequence ATGGCATGGATTGATATCGAGCGCCTCAGCTTTGCCTACCCGGGCCAGGCTCCGGTCGTGGATGGCGTGAGCTGGCAGATGGCGCAAGGCGCCTTCCACTGCCTGCTGGGCCGCAGCGGTTGCGGCAAGACCAGCTTGCTCCAGCTCGTCGCTGGTCTGCTGCAGCCGCAGGCGGGCCGCATTGTGCGCGCAGGCGGTGCGCTGGCAGCGCCCGGTCCGCAGCTTGGCGTGATGTTCCAGTCGCCCACTTTGTTGGACTGGTTGACGGTGCTGGACAACGTGCTGCTGCCGCTGTCGCTGCAGCGCAAACCCACGGCGCAGGACCGTAACGCCGCCGAGCAGCTGCTGGCCCAGCTGGGGCTGGCGGCGCTGCTCCACCAGCAACCCGGCCAGCTATCCGGCGGCCAGCAAAGCCGGGTGGCGCTAGCGCGGGCCTTGATTCGCGAGCCGGCCTTGCTGTTGCTCGACGAGCCCTTTGCATCACTCGATGCCATCACCCGCGCCGAGTTGCAAGACGAGCTGCTGCGCAGCTGCCGCGCGCGGGGCACTACCGTGCTCTTTGTCACCCATGACATCAACGAAGCCGTGTACCTGGGGGATAGGGTGGCGCTGATGCATGGCGGGCGCCTCGTCGCTGATATGGCCATTGATCTGCCGATGCCCCGCACCCAGGCCATGCGCCATGGCGCGGCCTTCAACGCCTATGCAGCCCAAGTGCGCGCCGCGATGGACGGGGCCAGCGCATGA
- a CDS encoding ABC transporter permease, whose amino-acid sequence MNPILLARLWAAALLVLLLAVWEGAGRLGGISALVLPVPSAILQALWTGLASGYFWPHLLATVQAVLLGLAAGASFGLLAGMALAESVLLERVLKPYVVVSQVVPKLALAPLFVLWFGFGMLPTVLITALVCFFPLMENTLTGLRQVDAQRLQLFRMLGASRLQTLVRLKLPTGLPAILAGLRVAVVLALVGAVVAEFMGASQGLGAVVIASQGMMDTTLMFAALLLIAALGLLLYQACLLLERWLMRGHTMAANPAGPRR is encoded by the coding sequence ATGAACCCGATTCTTCTAGCCCGGCTTTGGGCCGCTGCGCTGCTGGTGCTGTTGCTGGCCGTGTGGGAAGGCGCTGGGCGCTTGGGCGGCATCTCTGCCTTGGTGCTGCCGGTGCCGTCCGCCATCCTGCAGGCCTTGTGGACGGGGCTCGCGTCCGGCTACTTTTGGCCGCACTTATTGGCCACCGTGCAGGCGGTGCTGCTGGGCCTGGCGGCCGGTGCCTCTTTTGGCCTGTTGGCAGGGATGGCCTTGGCCGAGTCGGTCTTGCTGGAGCGCGTGCTCAAGCCCTATGTCGTCGTTAGCCAGGTGGTGCCCAAGCTGGCGCTGGCGCCGCTGTTTGTGCTGTGGTTTGGCTTTGGCATGCTGCCGACGGTGCTGATCACCGCCTTGGTCTGCTTTTTCCCGCTGATGGAAAACACCTTGACGGGCCTGCGCCAGGTCGATGCGCAGCGCTTGCAGCTGTTCCGCATGCTGGGGGCCAGCCGCCTGCAGACGTTAGTGCGGCTCAAGCTGCCTACAGGCTTGCCGGCCATTCTGGCGGGCCTGCGTGTGGCCGTGGTGCTGGCGCTGGTGGGCGCTGTTGTGGCGGAGTTTATGGGCGCCAGCCAAGGGCTGGGCGCGGTGGTGATCGCCTCCCAGGGAATGATGGACACCACCCTGATGTTTGCCGCGCTGCTGCTGATTGCAGCGCTGGGCTTGCTGCTCTACCAAGCCTGCCTTCTGCTGGAGCGCTGGTTGATGCGCGGCCATACGATGGCGGCCAACCCGGCAGGCCCACGCCGTTGA
- a CDS encoding ABC transporter substrate-binding protein, which translates to MSAPFLTYPVSRRRWLGASAGLLGLGLAGTGITAGAATPVSGKIRLAGWSKPISEITNILAEPDKGFFKAQGVDLTYLPGAGGGDAIRNILSGQGDVAFTDPGSFFMALDKGEKLVAIYDIYPQNVFNVVSLRSSGIRTPADLKGKTIGVYSLASGTRQNLLVMLHQAGLKESDVRIVVTGLLNFAPLMQGQVDATAATDTGLAVGLRKGMGDVQVMPVRDYLNMSSDMFVVRRQVLEQQPALLQAFLRGYRDSAAWMIAQPEEAATLATKRAIDGTQRDINLDVIALRNASAQPTLRVQGKVAPLGSFDLNALQKGADAYHALGMVQQPIKVADVVDSRWLPGA; encoded by the coding sequence ATGTCTGCACCTTTTTTGACCTATCCCGTATCGCGCCGCCGCTGGCTGGGCGCCTCTGCCGGCCTCTTGGGCCTGGGCCTGGCGGGCACGGGCATCACAGCGGGCGCTGCTACTCCCGTCAGCGGCAAGATCCGCCTGGCGGGCTGGAGCAAACCGATCAGCGAAATCACCAACATCCTGGCTGAGCCGGACAAGGGCTTTTTCAAGGCCCAGGGGGTAGATTTGACCTACCTGCCCGGTGCCGGTGGTGGTGACGCGATCCGCAATATCCTGAGCGGGCAGGGCGATGTGGCCTTTACCGACCCGGGCTCGTTCTTTATGGCGCTGGACAAGGGCGAGAAGCTGGTCGCCATCTACGACATCTACCCGCAAAACGTGTTCAATGTCGTGTCGCTGCGCTCCAGCGGCATCCGCACACCGGCGGATCTGAAGGGCAAGACGATTGGCGTCTACAGCCTCGCCAGCGGCACGCGCCAGAACCTGCTGGTGATGCTGCACCAGGCGGGGCTCAAGGAATCGGATGTGCGCATTGTGGTGACGGGCCTTTTGAACTTTGCGCCGCTGATGCAAGGCCAGGTTGATGCGACCGCCGCCACCGACACCGGCCTGGCCGTGGGCCTGCGCAAAGGCATGGGCGACGTGCAGGTGATGCCCGTGCGCGACTACCTGAATATGTCCAGCGACATGTTTGTGGTGCGCCGGCAAGTGCTGGAGCAGCAGCCGGCATTGCTGCAGGCCTTTTTGCGTGGCTACCGCGACAGCGCAGCATGGATGATCGCCCAGCCCGAAGAGGCCGCCACCCTGGCCACCAAACGCGCGATTGATGGCACCCAGCGCGATATCAACCTCGATGTGATTGCGCTGCGCAATGCATCGGCCCAGCCCACCCTGCGGGTGCAGGGCAAGGTCGCGCCGCTGGGCAGCTTTGACCTGAACGCGCTGCAAAAGGGCGCCGACGCCTACCATGCACTGGGCATGGTGCAGCAGCCCATCAAAGTAGCCGATGTGGTGGACAGCCGCTGGCTGCCAGGGGCCTGA
- a CDS encoding SDR family oxidoreductase, giving the protein MVESSALNLRGKVVLVTGASRGIGAAIAQAFAREGATVAVNYLANEAAAAQTVAACQAAGGNAWAVQADVGNPAAVDAMAQAIAQEAGPIDVVVNNALRPYAFDPERRQPLDALAWSDYQAQFDAAVGGAFHVCRAVLPQMRQRARGSIVNISSNLVEHPVVAYHDYSTAKASLVGFSRNLASELGPFGIRVNCVAPGLVYPTQGSAQTRESFRESLMAATPLRRLASPEDVAGPVLFLASDLSRFMTGQVLLVDGGLVMR; this is encoded by the coding sequence ATGGTAGAGAGCAGTGCTTTGAATTTGCGCGGCAAGGTGGTGCTGGTAACAGGCGCCAGCCGGGGCATTGGCGCGGCCATCGCCCAGGCCTTTGCGCGAGAGGGCGCCACCGTGGCGGTGAACTACCTGGCCAACGAAGCCGCAGCGGCCCAGACCGTCGCCGCCTGCCAGGCCGCCGGCGGCAATGCCTGGGCTGTGCAGGCCGATGTGGGCAACCCGGCCGCGGTGGACGCGATGGCCCAGGCCATTGCGCAAGAGGCCGGTCCCATCGATGTCGTCGTGAACAACGCCTTGCGCCCCTATGCCTTTGACCCCGAGCGCCGCCAGCCGCTGGATGCACTGGCCTGGAGCGACTACCAGGCGCAGTTCGATGCCGCCGTCGGCGGCGCCTTCCATGTCTGCCGCGCCGTGCTGCCGCAGATGCGCCAGCGCGCCCGGGGCAGCATTGTCAATATCAGCAGCAATCTGGTGGAGCACCCTGTTGTCGCCTACCACGACTACAGCACCGCCAAGGCCTCGCTGGTGGGCTTTAGCCGCAACCTCGCCAGCGAGCTGGGCCCCTTTGGCATACGCGTCAACTGCGTTGCGCCGGGCCTCGTCTACCCCACCCAGGGCAGCGCGCAAACCCGCGAATCCTTCCGCGAATCGCTGATGGCCGCCACCCCGCTGCGCCGCCTGGCCAGCCCTGAGGATGTCGCCGGGCCAGTGCTGTTCCTGGCATCGGACCTGAGCCGGTTCATGACGGGGCAGGTGCTGCTGGTGGATGGGGGCTTGGTGATGCGCTGA
- a CDS encoding glycosyltransferase, which produces MLLPTAKTLVLMPYYEDTRACQLLLQALRAQLGPDCFVLFVDDCSPQQPLTASALADAGLPGRILRLRRNAGHQQALALGLQYLAPHLQPQQQLVLMDSDGEDAPEAIPGLLAQLSQSAGAIDAVVAARGRRRERWTFVACYRAYQLLFRLSTGRVLDFGNFMVLSASGAQALAARPSLPVHMAASLLASDLRLGRHTVDRAQRYAGVSKMNLSALVGHGLRAIRVFKTRVLQRLRHAALLLAGLAAVLAWLSTGQSGSGMALFGFWGCSALALLCVLLYGLLAWKLASSYPQPDMAMVAATIDVPAPAAGQRRPE; this is translated from the coding sequence TTGCTACTGCCAACCGCCAAGACCCTGGTGCTGATGCCCTACTACGAGGACACTCGGGCCTGCCAGCTTTTGCTGCAAGCGCTGCGGGCGCAGCTCGGGCCTGACTGCTTTGTGCTCTTCGTCGATGACTGCTCGCCCCAGCAGCCGCTGACGGCGAGCGCGCTCGCTGATGCGGGTCTGCCGGGGCGCATTCTGCGCTTGCGCCGCAATGCCGGCCACCAGCAGGCGCTGGCCCTGGGCCTGCAGTACCTGGCCCCCCACCTGCAGCCCCAGCAGCAACTGGTGCTGATGGATTCGGATGGCGAAGATGCGCCCGAGGCCATTCCCGGCCTGCTGGCCCAGCTCAGCCAGTCTGCCGGCGCCATCGATGCCGTCGTCGCGGCCCGAGGCAGGCGCCGTGAGCGCTGGACCTTTGTCGCCTGCTACCGCGCCTACCAGCTGCTCTTTCGCCTCAGCACTGGGCGGGTGCTGGATTTTGGCAACTTCATGGTGCTTTCTGCATCCGGCGCGCAAGCGCTTGCCGCCCGCCCCAGCTTGCCGGTGCATATGGCCGCCAGCCTGCTGGCCAGCGATCTGCGCCTGGGCCGCCACACCGTGGACCGGGCCCAGCGCTATGCCGGTGTCTCCAAGATGAACCTGTCTGCGCTGGTGGGCCATGGGCTGCGCGCCATCCGGGTGTTCAAGACCCGCGTGCTGCAGCGCCTGCGCCATGCGGCGCTGCTGCTGGCAGGATTGGCGGCCGTACTGGCCTGGCTCAGCACCGGGCAGAGTGGCTCAGGCATGGCGCTGTTCGGCTTCTGGGGCTGCTCGGCGCTGGCCTTGCTGTGCGTGCTGCTGTATGGACTGCTGGCCTGGAAGCTGGCAAGCAGCTACCCCCAGCCCGACATGGCCATGGTCGCCGCAACCATCGATGTGCCAGCACCGGCCGCAGGGCAGCGGAGGCCTGAATGA
- a CDS encoding UDP-glucuronic acid decarboxylase family protein, which yields MTTTTSPKRILVTGGAGFLGSHLCERLLAEGHQVVCLDNFSSGSLGNIAALLGHPAFSLLQQDVVDPIGLLQVDQVYNLASIASPQLYQRNPVQTLKTNVLGAMQVLDLALRCGARVLQASTSEVYGDPLVHPQPESYLGNVNPIGPRACYDEGKRCAETLFADYQRQHGLSIKIVRIFNTYGPRMLPGDGRVISSFFAHAQQGSGMPIHGDGQQTRSFCYVSDMVEGLMRMMISDAAITGPLNLGNPEEIDVLSLARKIAALTGSAAAPVFRPGQPDDPRQRKPDISQAWQLLGWAPQVTLDNGLSHTHAQLQRTAALATANRQDPGADALLRGHSGLPAFAASAAGAARA from the coding sequence ATGACAACCACGACTTCCCCCAAGCGCATTCTGGTCACCGGAGGTGCGGGTTTTTTGGGCTCCCACCTCTGCGAACGCTTGCTGGCCGAAGGCCACCAAGTCGTCTGCCTGGACAATTTCTCCAGCGGCTCACTGGGCAATATCGCCGCCCTGCTCGGCCACCCCGCGTTCAGTCTGCTGCAGCAGGATGTGGTGGACCCCATTGGGCTGCTGCAAGTCGACCAGGTCTACAACCTGGCCAGCATTGCCTCCCCGCAGCTCTACCAGCGCAACCCGGTGCAGACCCTCAAGACCAATGTGCTGGGCGCCATGCAGGTGCTCGATCTGGCCTTGCGCTGCGGCGCCAGGGTGCTGCAGGCGTCTACCAGTGAGGTCTATGGCGACCCGCTGGTACACCCGCAGCCCGAGAGCTACCTAGGCAATGTGAACCCCATTGGCCCGCGCGCCTGCTATGACGAGGGCAAGCGCTGCGCGGAAACCCTGTTTGCCGACTACCAGCGCCAGCACGGCTTGTCCATCAAGATCGTGCGCATCTTCAACACCTACGGGCCGCGCATGCTGCCCGGCGATGGCCGGGTCATCAGCAGTTTTTTTGCGCATGCACAGCAAGGCAGCGGCATGCCCATCCATGGTGATGGCCAGCAGACCCGCAGCTTTTGCTATGTGAGCGACATGGTCGAGGGCCTGATGCGCATGATGATCAGCGACGCCGCCATCACCGGCCCGCTGAACCTGGGCAACCCCGAAGAGATCGATGTGCTCAGCCTGGCCAGAAAGATTGCCGCACTGACGGGCAGCGCTGCAGCCCCGGTGTTTCGCCCTGGCCAGCCGGACGATCCTCGGCAGCGCAAGCCCGATATTTCCCAGGCCTGGCAGCTGCTGGGCTGGGCTCCCCAGGTCACGCTAGACAATGGACTCTCCCATACCCATGCCCAGCTGCAACGCACTGCCGCCCTTGCTACTGCCAACCGCCAAGACCCTGGTGCTGATGCCCTACTACGAGGACACTCGGGCCTGCCAGCTTTTGCTGCAAGCGCTGCGGGCGCAGCTCGGGCCTGA
- a CDS encoding UbiA family prenyltransferase, producing MAEARQSSAGARQLLRPQWLRLLASIRLGEVLVLQGTPLMGAILALGTLASWHGWAIGWQGLWLVTANLLFVAHVFVANDWAGIDADLRDPQRQGHTFVNQGVGRRLFGWLGVGLFVGAMLALLPLGDQALLLGLALCAVSALYSLPPWQLKGRPLWNSLMHLLGGSLHFLLGWVAFAPIHGSSIAISVFFGLVFAAGHLVHEARGVEGDRLNGIQTNAVRFGAKRCFAAAFVLFSAAYLLLAILCLRQLLPTALLLAVCLYPLHVWATWQAYRQQLSFASLLRLQTCYRAMYALTGLLMLMAVLFERAIG from the coding sequence ATGGCTGAGGCCCGCCAGTCCAGCGCTGGCGCCCGCCAGCTCCTCCGGCCGCAATGGCTGCGTCTGTTGGCCAGCATTCGTCTGGGCGAGGTGCTGGTTCTGCAAGGCACGCCGCTGATGGGCGCCATCCTCGCGTTGGGCACCCTGGCGTCATGGCATGGGTGGGCCATTGGCTGGCAAGGCCTATGGCTGGTGACCGCCAACCTGCTGTTTGTGGCCCATGTGTTTGTCGCCAACGACTGGGCCGGTATCGACGCGGATCTGCGCGACCCCCAGCGCCAGGGCCATACCTTTGTGAACCAGGGTGTGGGGCGGCGACTGTTTGGTTGGCTGGGCGTGGGCCTGTTTGTGGGGGCCATGTTGGCGCTGCTGCCGTTGGGGGACCAGGCGCTGCTGCTGGGGCTGGCGCTTTGCGCCGTCAGCGCGCTTTACTCGCTGCCTCCCTGGCAGCTCAAGGGCCGGCCGCTGTGGAACTCGCTGATGCATTTGCTGGGTGGCAGTTTGCACTTTCTGCTGGGCTGGGTGGCATTTGCGCCCATCCATGGCTCCAGTATTGCGATCAGCGTGTTTTTTGGCCTGGTGTTTGCAGCCGGCCACCTGGTGCATGAGGCCCGGGGCGTGGAGGGTGACCGTCTCAATGGCATCCAGACCAATGCCGTTCGCTTTGGCGCCAAGCGCTGTTTTGCAGCCGCCTTTGTGCTGTTCAGCGCTGCCTACCTGCTGCTCGCCATCCTGTGCCTGCGCCAACTGCTGCCCACCGCGCTGCTGCTGGCGGTCTGCCTCTACCCCTTGCATGTCTGGGCGACCTGGCAGGCCTACCGGCAGCAGTTGAGTTTCGCCAGCTTGCTGCGTCTGCAAACCTGCTACCGGGCGATGTATGCGCTGACGGGGCTGTTGATGCTGATGGCGGTGTTATTTGAAAGGGCCATAGGATGA